The Betta splendens chromosome 2, fBetSpl5.4, whole genome shotgun sequence nucleotide sequence GCTGTGTAATGCTGCTCTCTGCGAGAACCACCTAGAGCATCTCGAGTCATTTGGAGGTTGCCTGCCAGGTCACTGGCAGCTTGGTCCAATGCTTCGTATGTTCGAAAGGGCTCAGATCGCCCATGGTCTGAATCATGGTCAAGGATCTGTAGCAGCCTGATTgcatttaaaaaggacaaaaactGGCATTAACAGAGAAGCAAGCACTATGCAGATTTTGCAGAAGAACACGGgtataaaactacaaaaaataaTATGACATCTTATGAGCCACTCCAGTTACACTAACACTAAGGAAGTGTTATCTATACATTTCAGGATCTTACCTGCTAAATGCTGCATCCTTGCTGCTAATAATAGGGTTTGGCCTAGGGTTGATAGCAAGATCAGGATGAGCAAGGGATTCAATCCTCGAGGTCATGGCATTACCCTCCATTACCATTCTACTGTTTACTTCTTCAAGATGCTTCAGACACGTTCTCCATTTCTTTAATTCTACCTCTTGTGCCAGGAGGACCAAGTCAAATGACGCCTTCTGACGGAGGAGATAGTCACGAACCTAAGTGAGGAgaatataatttattttcataTCACTGTCAATCATTACTTCCACATTGTCTTACACTTACAAGAATTTAAAAAGCAAGTATTGCagaaattaaacacaaacatatctGTTGTAATTAACTACAGATTACACATTTACTTTGAAAATCACTAAAAGTAATGTCACACACTAACCTGATCCTGTCTAGAGGTGTAGTAGTCCTGCCTGGCCAGTTGTAGAGCCAGGTCTCCCCTTACTATTGGCACATTAAGCAGCTTTGCTGATTCCCTAAGTGCAGCTAGAACTGGTCCATGAAGCAGAGCCTCAAGTTCCGCCTCCACAGCTTGTAGCTCCTTCCTGGACACAGCCTGACGCACATGCAGTGAAGAGGAGTTGGAAATGCTCTGGTAGAGTGAAGATAAAGATATCAGAATTAAGATTAAAACACCATTAAGTATGAATGAGGTGAATATAAATACAATGAGATGATAatgattataattataataataattaaaatagatTGAAAATACAATTACAATTGCCACAGTGTTTATTGGTGGCTTACCTTAGCATGGGAGGACTTCTCAGAGAGCCAATCAAGTCCAGCTTTGACACTTTTCTCCTCTGCCATCGCATtcatcagctggtgctgggTCACAATATGAGACCATTGAAGCCTGGCCATTTCTGTTCTCCTACGCTCCACCACCCACTTCTCAGTCTCTTTTCCATCATATtcattctcttcctcctctccaacTTCACAAGAACTCAGGTCAAGAATCTGGAAGcgcccagagcaggaagtctCAACAATGTCAGAGATTCCATTAAAAAAATGCATCTTGGTGAAGGTAGTCAGTGTCTTGGTGTTGAGCTCCTCTTGGTGCAGATATGAATCCAAAGACAACTGAGAGGGGAGGACAGTGTACCCTTTGGGGGCAGAAGGGTTTGATTGAAtagcttcttctttttctttggcTTCTGGGCGTGCAGGGAGATATGAAGCAAGTTTTCTAACCTCATCTGATAGGTTTTGTAACATTGTGTTGGTGTCAGCATTCTCTGCCCCAACAGAGGCAGTGGTTTTCTTTAGTTTGCATGCAGCAGACTCCAATTCTGCAGTTAATCTCAGGTCAACATCTGCACGGGAAATGGTTACAACCTGTAACCTGTTATACCGTTGTtgcttcagctccttctctctgcGTAATgcttgcagctctgcctccaagTCCTCTATAGTGACATCCACATCCGTCCCAAACATACAGTCTGACGATGAAGTGGACCCCAAGATGTTTGCACCACCTCCATCTGAACTTCCAAGGGTTTTTAGAACCTCATCCAAAGCCGATTCATCCAGAATTGGCTTGCCAGACTGTCGTAGGTCCCGAAAAGCGCGTGCCTCCTCAGTAGTGATAACATTGGTTCGGTTTAAGGATCGACAGAAAAAGCGCAAGAAGTGAAGGTTTTCCGGGGCGCAGTCAAACAGCCAGTCAAATTCCGAGGCCTTCAGTGATGATGTTCCAGGATATCCTAAACGGCCCAGAGCCTCCACAAACTGGCCACCATCTAACATTGTGGTTTAGAACTGTGTTTCTTCTTGTTTCTGTGCTTGTCAGTCACATATCAGGACAATGTAATAGCCAAGACATTTAGTTAAAGCAAAAACAATCAAATCAGAGATGATATGGCAAAGTAATTCATTTCTGTAACCTTTTTGCATTCACCTtccatgaaaaacaaaaatgctaacataacaataaaaacctAGAGCAACACTGAATGAGCAGCAAGCAAAAATCTCTCATAATATGATATATTGCAACAAATTTTTAAATAGCACCAGCTAAGCTTTTTAATTTGGTCATTACTTTCGTTACGTACAGCG carries:
- the LOC114851413 gene encoding HAUS augmin-like complex subunit 3 isoform X8, which encodes MLDGGQFVEALGRLGYPGTSSLKASEFDWLFDCAPENLHFLRFFCRSLNRTNVITTEEARAFRDLRQSGKPILDESALDEVLKTLGSSDGGGANILGSTSSSDCMFGTDVDVTIEDLEAELQALRREKELKQQRYNRLQVVTISRADVDLRLTAELESAACKLKKTTASVGAENADTNTMLQNLSDEVRKLASYLPARPEAKEKEEAIQSNPSAPKGYTVLPSQLSLDSYLHQEELNTKTLTTFTKMHFFNGISDIVETSCSGRFQILDLSSCEVGEEEENEYDGKETEKWVVERRRTEMARLQWSHIVTQHQLMNAMAEEKSVKAGLDWLSEKSSHAKSISNSSSLHVRQAVSRKELQAVEAELEALLHGPVLAALRESAKLLNVPIVRGDLALQLARQDYYTSRQDQVRDYLLRQKASFDLVLLAQEVELKKWRTCLKHLEEVNSRMVMEGNAMTSRIESLAHPDLAINPRPNPIISSKDAAFSRLLQILDHDSDHGRSEPFRTYEALDQAASDLAGNLQMTRDALGGSRREQHYTAARLYGDCEALHRSMYTELQQLVLGPQVCPTVSTDLDLLCPNTQELKVKLVEAESQLQSLQHLMQEIMGETKVKRLQLERSALLRRERELYIYFHLDARLLQKIVEDLESKCHKREASSSQTSVLGELI
- the LOC114851413 gene encoding HAUS augmin-like complex subunit 3 isoform X9, with translation MLDGGQFVEALGRLGYPGTSSLKASEFDWLFDCAPENLHFLRFFCRSLNRTNVITTEEARAFRDLRQSGKPILDESALDEVLKTLGSSDGGGANILGSTSSSDCMFGTDVDVTIEDLEAELQALRREKELKQQRYNRLQVVTISRADVDLRLTAELESAACKLKKTTASVGAENADTNTMLQNLSDEVRKLASYLPARPEAKEKEEAIQSNPSAPKGYTVLPSQLSLDSYLHQEELNTKTLTTFTKMHFFNGISDIVETSCSGRFQILDLSSCEVGEEEENEYDGKETEKWVVERRRTEMARLQWSHIVTQHQLMNAMAEEKSVKAGLDWLSEKSSHAKSISNSSSLHVRQAVSRKELQAVEAELEALLHGPVLAALRESAKLLNVPIVRGDLALQLARQDYYTSRQDQVRDYLLRQKASFDLVLLAQEVELKKWRTCLKHLEEVNSRMVMEGNAMTSRIESLAHPDLAINPRPNPIISSKDAAFSRLLQILDHDSDHGRSEPFRTYEALDQAASDLAGNLQMTRDALGGSRREQHYTAARLYGDCEALHRSMYTELQQLVLGPQELKVKLVEAESQLQSLQHLMQEIMGETKVKRLQLERSALLRRERELYIYFHLDARLLQKIVEDLESKCHKREASSSQTSVLGELI
- the LOC114851413 gene encoding HAUS augmin-like complex subunit 3 isoform X11 codes for the protein MLDGGQFVEALGRLGYPGTSSLKASEFDWLFDCAPENLHFLRFFCRSLNRTNVITTEEARAFRDLRQSGKPILDESALDEVLKTLGSSDGGGANILGSTSSSDCMFGTDVDVTIEDLEAELQALRREKELKQQRYNRLQVVTISRADVDLRLTAELESAACKLKKTTASVGAENADTNTMLQNLSDEVRKLASYLPARPEAKEKEEAIQSNPSAPKGYTVLPSQLSLDSYLHQEELNTKTLTTFTKMHFFNGISDIVETSCSGRFQILDLSSCEVGEEEENEYDGKETEKWVVERRRTEMARLQWSHIVTQHQLMNAMAEEKSVKAGLDWLSEKSSHAKSISNSSSLHVRQAVSRKELQAVEAELEALLHGPVLAALRESAKLLNVPIVRGDLALQLARQDYYTSRQDQVRDYLLRQKASFDLVLLAQEVELKKWRTCLKHLEEVNSRMVMEGNAMTSRIESLAHPDLAINPRPNPIISSKDAAFSRLLQILDHDSDHGRSEPFRTYEALDQAASDLAGNLQMTRDALGGSRREQHYTAARLYGDCEALHRSMYTELQQLVLGPQQQSLMS